DNA from Leptospira harrisiae:
AAAAGCCAGTACCTAAATCATCAATAGCGATTTTCAGACCGTAGTCCCGAAAGATTTGTACAATCTGGATGAGGCGGTCAATCGATCCATCAAACTCATCTTCAGTGATTTCAATTACCACTTGGTTGCGATCAATTCCATATTTTTCAATGAGTTGGATGATATGAAAGTTTTCAGCAAAGAGGTCTGTATGATGGACACGAGAAAGAAAGTTCGGCATCATATTGAAAAAGAGTTTAGTGCGAAGGTTGCTCTCTTTTAAAGTCTGAACTGCCTTTTCCCTAAGAATTCGGTCAATATTGTAAACTGGTACTGGGTCTTGGTCCCGGTTGTGGAAAAGTCCACCTAAAGAATGGTAGGTGTTTTCCTCAGGATTGAATTGGCGGCCAAGCACCTCGTATGCTGAAATGGAGCGATTGATCGCATTGACGATGGGTTGGAAATGAGGGACAAAGTATGTCTCGTTCCAAAACTGGTTTCCTTCCGTTGATTCCGTTGTGAACATGGTTCCCTTTCGTCCAGATTAGAACTAAGTTCAAAACTGACAAGTCAAAATCCCCAAATTTAAGACAAGTTTAAGGAAATTTGACCCTAAAATGACCAAAATATGTCAAATTGACTTAGATTGAATAGCCATCGGGGACAGCCGTATGTCTCGGCACCACGATGATCCCCTCTCGAATCCGTATGTATTCATCTTCGTATTCCTGGAGATTTTGCTCATTTAACAGACGCACGTTGGCTCCTATAGCGCAATCTTTATCGACAATTGTCCGTCGTATTTCGCAGTTAGGCCCGATTCCAATGGGGATCTTCCCTGACTTACGGTCAAAATACCCATAGTGGTCCAGACCCATAATGATGGAATCGTAGATCTTGGTTCCTGAAGCAATGAGCTGACGGACTCCGATGATAGACCTATGTACTTCGCATTGATTTAAGATGGTTCCTTCGGAAATAAGGGCCTGGTTCACCACTGCTTGGATGATTTTGGAAGGAGGTAGAGCTCTTGCCCTCGTATAAATGGGAGTTTTTTCCAAGTATAAATTGAACTTTGGGATATGATCGGTTAACATCAAATTGGCTTCGTAAAAGGCTTTGATGGTTCCAATGTCTTCCCAATAACCGTCGTAAGTATATGCTTTGACCTTTCTTTCTCTGATGGCTTTCGGTAAAATTTCTTTGCCGAAGTCAGCCATATTGCGATCTTCTAATACATCAATGAGAGTGGATGTGTTAAAAATATAAATCCCCATATTCGCAAGGAAGTTACCATTCTTTGTACGACAAGTTTCTACTTGGGATATTTCTTGTGGTTTTTCAATGAATTCTTGGATAAACCCACCCACTCCTGATTTAACAATCCCTAATCCATAAATTTGGTCTTCAGGTATGGCGTTCGTGGCCACAGAAATTTCTGTTTCCGGATCCATCAGATGGCTCTGCATAAAATCAGCAAGATCCATATTGTAAAGTTGGTCACCTGAGAGAATGAGAACGTATTTCGGTTTCTGTTCTCTGATATAAGGCAGAACTTTTCTTACGGCATCGGCCGTTCCTTCAAACCAATTGGCACTGGATACAGTTTGTTCGGCAGCTATGATTTCGACAAAACTCTTTTGGTGGATATTATTGGTAGCATAAGTTCGATTGATATGCCGGTTGAGTGAATAGGAATTAAACTGGGTAAGGATGAATATCTTTTCAAAACCACTGTTAAGTGAATTAGAAATGGGAATGTCAATGAGTCTATATTTGCCGCCAAAACTAACGGCAGGTTTGGATCTTTTTTCTGTTAGAGGTAATAAACGAGTTCCTTTTCCCCCACCTAAGATGATGGTCAATACTTCATCTTTTTTGAGAATGAAGTCCACACAATCAATAGAGTCTTCTTGAAATCGCATACCTTCCCTTGTAATTCCATTGGACGAAAAAGCAAGAAAAGGTTAAAAAGATTTCTATTTTTTTAAAAGTGCCTCTAAGATTTGTTTTCCATCCATCTTTCCCGTGTATGGATTTACGGCTCTTTCGGGATGGGGCATCATTCCTAGAACGTTTCCATTTTCATTACAAATTCCAGCAATATCATGTAGGGAACCATTGGGATTTTGTTTGTAACGGAAAACCACTTGGCCATTTTTTTCTAATCGTTCTAAAGTGTCGGTATCTGCAAAGTAAGCTCCTTCCCCATGTGCAATAGGAATCGAAAGTGTACCTTGGATATCTTTTGCAATTTGGTTTTCACAAACAGGAACCAAATCTACATCTTTACAAATGTATTTTAATGTTCTGTTATGTAGGAGTGCCCCA
Protein-coding regions in this window:
- a CDS encoding sugar phosphate nucleotidyltransferase: MRFQEDSIDCVDFILKKDEVLTIILGGGKGTRLLPLTEKRSKPAVSFGGKYRLIDIPISNSLNSGFEKIFILTQFNSYSLNRHINRTYATNNIHQKSFVEIIAAEQTVSSANWFEGTADAVRKVLPYIREQKPKYVLILSGDQLYNMDLADFMQSHLMDPETEISVATNAIPEDQIYGLGIVKSGVGGFIQEFIEKPQEISQVETCRTKNGNFLANMGIYIFNTSTLIDVLEDRNMADFGKEILPKAIRERKVKAYTYDGYWEDIGTIKAFYEANLMLTDHIPKFNLYLEKTPIYTRARALPPSKIIQAVVNQALISEGTILNQCEVHRSIIGVRQLIASGTKIYDSIIMGLDHYGYFDRKSGKIPIGIGPNCEIRRTIVDKDCAIGANVRLLNEQNLQEYEDEYIRIREGIIVVPRHTAVPDGYSI
- the purQ gene encoding phosphoribosylformylglycinamidine synthase subunit PurQ, with translation MKVRVVTFPGSNCDKDVGTVLESEFGAKVDYTWYKDSFTDLPDLVVLPGGFSFGDYLRCGAMAKFSNAMESVVSYANKGGKVLGVCNGFQILTESGLLPGALLHNRTLKYICKDVDLVPVCENQIAKDIQGTLSIPIAHGEGAYFADTDTLERLEKNGQVVFRYKQNPNGSLHDIAGICNENGNVLGMMPHPERAVNPYTGKMDGKQILEALLKK